Proteins encoded in a region of the Pocillopora verrucosa isolate sample1 chromosome 11, ASM3666991v2, whole genome shotgun sequence genome:
- the LOC131777916 gene encoding apoptosis regulator R1-like → MAGATAALNNEDHSLTPNTSEMSSCDKNIIEIARSLTLDYISYRLRSKLEQSKLQGLPRHFLIPPQSPTNVLTSTLRKLATDTEAKYPDLFESVCKKLDITPVSAYRTFVCVAQEIFQEETNWGRIVALYVFGGVVAHHFVETQRPEMVQKIVEWTVSFIARNLLTWIRENGGWDGFVAHFSDSSQSQTMWKSLFTVGSICAAGLTLLALNK, encoded by the exons ATGGCCGGAGCGACAGCTGCGCTGAACAACGAGGACCATTCTCTTACGCCCAATACTTCTGAAATGTCAAGTTGTGACAAAAATATCATCGAGATAGCTCGTTCACTGACTCTGGACTATATTTCCTACCGGTTAAGGAGCAAACTTGAACAGAGCAAACTCCAAGGGTTACCTCGACATTTCCTTATTCCTCCTCAATCGCCCACCAACGTATTAACGAGTACTCTACGAAAACTGGCAACCGATACGGAGGCAAAGTACCCTGATTTGTTCGAATCAGTTTGTAAAAAGTTAGATATAACACCAGTCTCGGCATATCGTACGTTCGTCTGTGTAGCACAAGAGATTTTCCAAGAAGAAACGAATTGGGGCCGAATTGTGGCTTTGTATGTGTTTGGCGGAGTCGTGGCTCACCATTTCGTGGAAACGCAACGACCAGAAATGGTTCAGAAGATCGTGGAATGGACTGTGTCCTTTATTGCCCGTAACTTATTGACATGGATTAGAGAAAACGGAGGCTGG GATGGATTCGTTGCTCACTTCTCTGATTCTTCGCAGTCACAAACCATGTGGAAGAGCTTATTCACTGTGGGAAGTATCTGTGCTGCTGGGTTAACTCTGTTAGCTTTAAACAAGTAA